In one window of Micromonospora cathayae DNA:
- a CDS encoding cytochrome P450 — translation MTLTEARRVPPGPTGPALLKTLWMFGADRLGLMSSAARTYGDAVRLAPPPKPFYFFNHPDHAKHVLADNAQNYHKGIGQVHARRALGDGLLTSEGELWRRQRRTMQPVFQARRIAGQAAVVAEEAAGFVDRLRRTPADRPVDVVHELTALTLGVLGRTLLDADLGEFHSIGGSFEAMQDQAMFELATMSAVPMWVPLPKQLRFRQARRDLQQIVDRLVADRVARDGAGTGRDDALSRLIQSTRDDPDPRAGRQRMRDELVTLLLAGHETTASTLGWALYLVDRHPEVAQRLHAEAVEVLGDRLPTYEDLPRLRYTNMVIEETMRLYPPVWMLSRKAQGADRVGGYDVPAGADVLICSYTLHRHPAFWPAPERFDPDRFDPAAPNDRPRYAYLPFGAGPRFCVGNHLGLLEATFVLALLSRDLRLTGLPGHRVVPEPMLSLRVRGGLPMRVRPVR, via the coding sequence GTGACACTGACCGAGGCGCGGCGGGTGCCACCCGGCCCCACCGGGCCGGCCCTGCTCAAGACGCTGTGGATGTTCGGCGCGGACCGGCTGGGACTGATGTCGTCGGCCGCCCGGACCTACGGCGACGCGGTCCGGCTGGCCCCACCGCCGAAACCGTTCTACTTCTTCAACCATCCCGACCACGCCAAGCACGTGCTGGCCGACAACGCGCAGAACTACCACAAGGGCATCGGCCAGGTGCACGCCCGCCGGGCGCTCGGTGACGGGCTGCTGACCAGCGAGGGCGAGCTGTGGCGGCGGCAGCGGCGCACCATGCAGCCGGTGTTCCAGGCGCGGCGCATCGCCGGCCAGGCGGCGGTGGTCGCCGAGGAGGCGGCCGGTTTCGTCGACCGGCTGCGCCGTACCCCGGCCGACCGGCCGGTGGACGTGGTGCACGAGCTGACCGCGCTGACCCTGGGCGTGCTGGGGCGGACCCTGCTCGACGCCGACCTCGGCGAGTTCCACTCCATCGGTGGCTCGTTCGAGGCGATGCAGGACCAGGCGATGTTCGAGCTGGCCACGATGAGCGCGGTGCCGATGTGGGTGCCGTTGCCCAAGCAGCTGCGGTTCCGGCAGGCCCGGCGGGACCTGCAACAGATCGTGGACCGGCTGGTGGCCGACCGGGTCGCCCGGGACGGGGCGGGGACCGGGCGCGACGACGCCCTGTCCCGGCTCATCCAGTCGACCCGGGACGACCCGGACCCGCGGGCCGGCCGGCAGCGGATGCGCGACGAGCTGGTCACCCTGCTGCTGGCCGGGCACGAGACCACCGCCAGCACGCTGGGCTGGGCGTTGTACCTGGTCGACCGGCACCCCGAGGTGGCGCAGCGGCTGCACGCGGAGGCGGTCGAGGTGCTCGGTGACCGGCTGCCGACGTACGAGGACCTGCCCCGGCTCCGGTACACCAACATGGTGATCGAGGAGACCATGCGGTTGTACCCGCCGGTGTGGATGCTCTCCCGCAAGGCCCAGGGCGCCGACCGGGTCGGCGGGTACGACGTGCCGGCCGGCGCGGACGTGCTGATCTGCTCGTACACCCTGCACCGGCACCCGGCGTTCTGGCCCGCGCCGGAGCGCTTCGACCCCGACCGGTTCGACCCGGCGGCCCCGAACGACCGGCCCCGGTACGCGTACCTGCCGTTCGGGGCCGGGCCGAGGTTCTGCGTGGGCAACCACCTGGGCCTGCTCGAGGCGACGTTCGTGCTCGCCCTGCTCTCCCGGGACCTGCGGTTGACCGGGTTGCCGGGGCACCGGGTGGTGCCCGAGCCGATGCTGTCGCTGCGGGTGCGGGGCGGTCTGCCGATGCGGGTGCGGCCGGTCCGCTGA
- a CDS encoding MerR family transcriptional regulator → MRISELGRRSGLPVATIKFYLREGLLPPGTRTARNQAEYDQSHLARLRLIQTLTGIGRFSLASVREVLDAVDDRGMSVDGVCSVIIRALLPAAHLGGSGQMESGAARAQVDQFIEALGWRIPPDATARAAMARVLAVLRQLDSGFTMEFFAPYADAADRLSAHDLDALPVTGSPERVALEWTARVVLFEAGLVAMRALAHEHQIALRADEVSHGGGQ, encoded by the coding sequence ATGCGGATCTCGGAACTAGGCCGGCGCAGCGGTTTGCCGGTGGCGACCATCAAGTTCTACCTGCGCGAGGGGCTGCTCCCACCGGGGACGCGGACCGCGCGGAACCAGGCCGAGTACGACCAGAGCCATCTCGCCAGGTTGCGGCTGATCCAGACCCTGACCGGGATCGGCAGGTTCAGTCTGGCCTCGGTGCGCGAGGTGCTGGACGCGGTCGACGACCGTGGGATGTCCGTCGACGGCGTGTGCAGCGTCATCATCCGGGCCCTGCTCCCCGCCGCCCACCTGGGCGGGAGCGGGCAGATGGAAAGTGGCGCGGCGCGTGCCCAGGTGGACCAGTTCATCGAGGCGCTGGGCTGGCGGATCCCGCCGGACGCCACCGCGCGGGCGGCGATGGCCCGGGTCCTGGCCGTTCTCCGGCAGCTGGACAGCGGCTTCACGATGGAGTTCTTCGCGCCGTACGCGGATGCCGCGGACCGGCTCTCGGCGCACGATCTGGACGCCCTGCCGGTGACCGGTTCGCCGGAGCGGGTGGCGCTCGAGTGGACCGCGCGGGTTGTCCTGTTTGAGGCGGGCTTGGTGGCTATGCGTGCCCTGGCGCACGAGCACCAAATCGCCCTTCGTGCAGATGAAGTAAGCCATGGTGGCGGACAGTAG
- a CDS encoding DUF6230 family protein translates to MRWRRFFPALLGTGALSAAMVLLTAQGVLAAQFSISGLPFTVTADRLTGTGFEQFAALDHMVEGSPNEGDTGGQVVVIVSAIDRAELTNLCQSVDMGGMVLKITAGNAGKPVKARTLVVDSESIAGHADFGNIEVGVDASTLDRVPGVRGGIGIFAQQSDTVVIEDVRQQNWATTAAAFTLPNLRMSFASEGC, encoded by the coding sequence GTGCGATGGCGTCGCTTCTTTCCGGCGCTGCTCGGCACCGGGGCGCTCAGCGCGGCCATGGTGCTGCTCACCGCGCAGGGCGTCCTGGCGGCGCAGTTCTCCATCTCCGGCCTGCCGTTCACGGTGACCGCCGACCGGCTCACCGGCACCGGCTTCGAGCAGTTCGCCGCGCTGGACCACATGGTCGAGGGCAGCCCCAACGAGGGGGACACCGGGGGACAGGTGGTGGTGATCGTCTCGGCCATCGACCGGGCCGAGCTGACCAACCTGTGCCAGAGCGTCGACATGGGCGGAATGGTCCTGAAGATCACCGCCGGCAACGCCGGGAAACCGGTGAAGGCGCGCACCCTGGTGGTGGACTCGGAGAGCATCGCCGGTCACGCGGACTTCGGCAACATCGAGGTCGGCGTGGACGCCAGCACCCTCGACCGCGTCCCCGGCGTCCGGGGCGGGATCGGCATCTTCGCCCAGCAGTCGGACACCGTCGTCATCGAGGACGTCCGGCAGCAGAACTGGGCCACCACGGCCGCCGCCTTCACCCTGCCGAACCTGCGGATGAGCTTCGCGTCGGAGGGTTGCTGA
- a CDS encoding phosphotransferase family protein produces MEDLVEGVRRLLGRAPGTVTALGGGTDHEAYDVDGVFVVRRQRDPDDDPTAVDREARLLAVVASVSPVPVPEVVATDPRAGLLVVRKLPGTSLLDDPPTDPTALVDQVTAFLLAVHGLPERLVAGLVEYDDDPLDVFLAEAAETLPRVAPALSPDARRGVERFLASPAPAEPSAVVFCHHDLGAEHLLVGRDRGTLTGVIDWSDAALTDPARDLGRLYRDLGPEFAARVCAGSDTRGDAGLLDRAAFLARCFLLEDLAFGLDTGDRRYTDAALRHLARTFA; encoded by the coding sequence GTGGAGGACCTGGTCGAAGGGGTGCGGCGACTGCTCGGTCGGGCACCCGGGACGGTCACCGCCCTGGGCGGCGGCACCGACCACGAGGCGTACGACGTCGACGGTGTGTTCGTGGTCCGCCGGCAGCGGGATCCGGACGACGATCCGACGGCGGTGGACCGCGAGGCCCGGCTGCTGGCGGTGGTCGCCTCGGTGTCGCCGGTGCCGGTGCCCGAGGTCGTCGCCACCGACCCGCGGGCCGGGCTGCTGGTGGTGCGGAAACTGCCCGGCACCTCCCTGCTCGACGACCCACCCACCGACCCGACGGCCCTGGTCGACCAGGTCACCGCGTTCCTGCTGGCGGTGCACGGGTTGCCCGAGCGGCTCGTCGCCGGTCTCGTCGAGTACGACGACGACCCCCTCGACGTCTTCCTGGCCGAGGCGGCGGAAACCCTGCCCCGGGTGGCTCCCGCGCTCAGTCCGGACGCCCGGCGGGGGGTGGAACGTTTCCTGGCGTCGCCGGCGCCCGCCGAGCCCAGCGCCGTGGTGTTCTGCCACCACGACCTCGGTGCCGAGCACCTGCTCGTGGGACGGGACCGGGGCACGCTGACCGGGGTGATCGACTGGTCCGACGCCGCGCTGACCGATCCCGCCCGGGACCTCGGCCGGCTCTACCGTGACCTCGGTCCGGAGTTCGCCGCCCGGGTGTGCGCCGGGTCGGACACCCGGGGCGACGCCGGGCTGCTGGACCGGGCGGCCTTCCTGGCCCGCTGCTTCCTGCTCGAAGACCTCGCCTTCGGTCTGGACACCGGCGACCGCCGCTACACCGACGCCGCCCTCCGCCACCTCGCGCGCACCTTCGCCTGA
- a CDS encoding Tat pathway signal sequence domain protein has protein sequence MRRYVYLAVTTVTALLTVLATGGPAAAAGNVLTYGSTGGTAVGVGQTLNAGLKTGTTANLYNSATGTTGVRCAQSTFGATVTGNPTAPGTATESLGTQTVSSCTSNVVGVIGVRGITVNNLPYVTSVTSGKVVTITGGAAGPIETTATLSTLLGTITCVYRANGNKLVGTANNADTSITLVNQPFTKVSGPGTCFTTGYFSVTYAPVTGPGGAVYVN, from the coding sequence ATGCGCAGGTACGTGTACCTCGCCGTCACCACCGTGACGGCACTGCTCACGGTGCTCGCCACCGGCGGACCGGCCGCCGCCGCGGGCAACGTGCTCACCTACGGCAGCACGGGCGGCACCGCCGTCGGCGTCGGGCAGACCCTGAACGCGGGTCTGAAGACCGGCACCACCGCCAACCTCTACAACTCCGCCACCGGAACGACCGGTGTGCGGTGCGCCCAGTCCACCTTCGGGGCCACCGTCACCGGCAACCCGACCGCGCCCGGGACGGCCACCGAGAGCCTGGGCACGCAGACCGTCAGCAGTTGCACCAGCAACGTCGTGGGGGTGATCGGGGTCCGGGGCATCACGGTGAACAACCTGCCCTACGTGACCTCGGTGACCAGCGGGAAGGTCGTGACCATCACCGGCGGAGCGGCCGGCCCGATCGAGACGACCGCGACCCTGAGCACCCTGCTGGGCACCATCACCTGCGTCTACCGGGCCAACGGCAACAAACTCGTCGGCACGGCGAACAACGCGGACACCTCGATCACCCTGGTCAATCAACCGTTCACCAAGGTCTCCGGTCCCGGCACCTGTTTCACCACCGGGTATTTCAGCGTCACCTACGCGCCGGTGACCGGTCCGGGTGGTGCCGTCTACGTGAACTGA
- a CDS encoding flavin reductase family protein, with the protein MNGDHEPNGEVTDPQQLRRIFGAFATGVTVVTVGGAEPHGMTANSFTTVSLDPPLVLVCVDRRAIMHTALESAGCFGVSILAADQEQVARHFANRWRGLGRAQFDAVDWVPGRATGVPLIQGALARFECDLWRTYDGGDHTIFTGLLLTAERHNDDEPVLFLRGRFRQVDPERSEVRT; encoded by the coding sequence GTGAACGGCGACCACGAACCAAACGGCGAGGTGACCGATCCCCAGCAACTCCGGCGGATCTTCGGTGCCTTCGCCACCGGCGTCACCGTGGTGACCGTGGGCGGTGCGGAACCCCACGGGATGACGGCCAACTCGTTCACCACGGTGTCCCTCGACCCGCCACTGGTGCTGGTCTGTGTGGACCGACGGGCGATCATGCACACCGCCCTGGAGTCCGCGGGTTGCTTCGGGGTCTCGATCCTGGCCGCCGACCAGGAGCAGGTCGCGCGCCACTTCGCCAACCGCTGGCGGGGGCTCGGCCGGGCCCAGTTCGACGCCGTCGACTGGGTACCCGGCCGGGCGACCGGGGTGCCGCTCATCCAGGGCGCGCTGGCCCGCTTCGAGTGCGACCTGTGGCGGACGTACGACGGCGGTGACCACACCATCTTCACCGGCCTGCTGCTGACCGCCGAGCGGCACAACGACGACGAGCCGGTGCTGTTCCTGCGGGGCCGGTTCCGGCAGGTCGACCCCGAACGAAGCGAGGTCCGGACGTGA
- a CDS encoding helix-turn-helix domain-containing protein: MQGNLSEQLTVDDMARAALFSKFHFSRIFQRVTGISPGRFLSALRLQHAKKLLTSTSLSVADVSLRVGYASVGTFSSRFTRSVGLSPTTYRRLGGFTPYVPVEDSQAVVSRPTGAIRGTVVADPDLPMGRIFLGVFPQRIPEGRPVQCCILDGPGEFELDPVPTGVWHLLAHSVAADSDATGGSEVTYVSSYGPILMQRDNVMHVELPLKPMRIVDPPVLLALLDVRRSALERERERKSVAAGHR; this comes from the coding sequence ATGCAGGGGAACCTGTCTGAACAATTGACGGTCGATGACATGGCCCGAGCGGCCCTGTTCAGCAAGTTCCACTTTTCCCGCATTTTCCAGCGAGTCACCGGCATTTCGCCGGGACGTTTCCTCTCCGCCCTTCGCCTGCAGCACGCGAAGAAACTGTTGACGTCCACCTCGTTGAGCGTGGCGGACGTCAGCCTGCGGGTCGGGTACGCCAGTGTCGGGACGTTCAGCTCCCGCTTCACCAGGAGCGTGGGCCTGTCCCCGACCACCTACCGGCGGCTGGGCGGTTTCACCCCCTACGTACCGGTCGAGGACAGTCAGGCGGTCGTCAGCCGACCGACCGGGGCGATCCGGGGAACGGTGGTCGCCGACCCCGACCTGCCGATGGGGCGCATCTTCCTCGGGGTCTTCCCGCAACGGATCCCCGAGGGCCGACCGGTCCAGTGCTGCATTCTCGACGGTCCGGGAGAATTCGAGCTGGACCCGGTCCCCACCGGGGTATGGCACCTGCTCGCGCACTCGGTGGCCGCGGACTCCGACGCCACCGGCGGCAGCGAGGTCACCTACGTCAGCAGTTACGGCCCGATTCTGATGCAGCGGGACAACGTCATGCACGTGGAACTACCGCTGAAGCCGATGCGGATCGTCGATCCGCCGGTGCTGCTGGCCCTGCTCGACGTCCGGCGATCCGCGCTGGAACGGGAGCGGGAGCGCAAATCGGTGGCCGCCGGCCACCGATAG
- a CDS encoding acyl-CoA thioesterase codes for MADYYEYLHTVGFEETNIVGNVYYVNYLRWQGRCREMFLKGLAPEVLADLQNDLKLFTLKVDCEFFAEITAFDELSIRMRLVDLAQTQIEFSFDYVRLDPGGGETVVARGRQRVACMRGPNTRTVPTRVPEPLIRALRPYRAMVGA; via the coding sequence GTGGCCGACTACTACGAGTACCTGCACACCGTCGGCTTCGAGGAGACCAACATCGTCGGCAACGTCTACTACGTCAACTACCTGCGCTGGCAGGGACGTTGCCGGGAGATGTTCCTCAAGGGCCTGGCCCCGGAGGTGCTGGCCGACCTGCAGAACGACCTGAAGCTGTTCACGCTGAAGGTCGACTGCGAGTTCTTCGCCGAGATCACCGCCTTCGACGAGCTGTCGATCCGGATGCGGCTGGTGGACCTGGCGCAGACCCAGATCGAGTTCAGTTTCGACTACGTCCGGTTGGATCCCGGCGGCGGCGAGACGGTGGTGGCCCGGGGCCGGCAGCGGGTGGCCTGCATGCGCGGGCCGAACACCCGCACGGTGCCGACCCGGGTGCCCGAGCCGCTCATCCGGGCGCTGCGGCCGTACCGGGCCATGGTCGGGGCGTAG
- a CDS encoding DUF6114 domain-containing protein — protein sequence MAAARPGSGTTPARPGRFRRWRRTRPFWGGLLVVLGGAEILASVWAPLPVVLHVGLQGLAGYFVPVVLLTCGVLLLVTPAQRVFYAIVAIILALVSWLTSNLGGFGVGMVLTLVGGCLALAWTVRPRVPTAPSAAPPPAAAPPSGEPAEPPSGEVTAPPSGEPAVPPSAELAAPSSGEAVPPGR from the coding sequence ATGGCCGCCGCGCGGCCCGGCTCCGGTACGACACCCGCCCGCCCGGGACGGTTCCGGCGTTGGCGGCGGACCCGGCCCTTCTGGGGCGGCCTCCTGGTCGTGCTCGGTGGGGCCGAGATCCTGGCCTCGGTGTGGGCGCCCCTGCCGGTCGTCCTGCACGTCGGTCTCCAGGGCCTGGCCGGCTACTTCGTGCCGGTGGTGCTGCTGACCTGCGGTGTGCTGCTGCTGGTCACCCCGGCGCAACGGGTCTTCTACGCGATCGTGGCGATCATCCTGGCGCTGGTCTCCTGGCTCACCTCCAACCTGGGCGGGTTCGGCGTCGGCATGGTGCTGACCCTGGTCGGCGGCTGCCTGGCCCTGGCCTGGACGGTCCGCCCCCGGGTCCCGACAGCCCCGTCGGCGGCACCGCCCCCGGCGGCCGCACCACCCTCCGGCGAGCCGGCGGAACCGCCGTCCGGCGAGGTCACCGCACCACCCTCCGGCGAGCCGGCGGTACCGCCGTCCGCTGAGCTGGCCGCACCGTCGTCCGGCGAGGCGGTACCGCCCGGACGGTGA
- a CDS encoding ABC transporter substrate-binding protein — MRKLAVALTAVAVLLAGGCRTGGDDPATGAGQFTRPIVIGLVGARSGAFAVHDTEQIAGMRRAIEEINAVGGIDGRPVELITADHGSDPTRVGAAARDVLNRGADVVVTSADSELGAPAALAARRENKVSVGGSDAPQFALRGLGPLHFNLYQGGPTESVVLAQTAYGQRARKPYLLVEADNPAATALCAEFETAWERLAGEGSVAGRGTFTDLRRSLAGQVDRIRAADRADALVLCADPGAGVDAIRQVRAARVKLPVYTGSGVDGVSWSTVLPGLTNIYHPALVATADDDPRPGVADLLATVPFTGSARYALYGYLAVQTVARGVAQAGTATGPELARALESFQDEPLLVGPTSYSAVCHAPIGRPLTVLRVVGGRAVHFRTVPPADVPPTAC; from the coding sequence GTGCGGAAACTGGCGGTGGCGCTGACGGCGGTCGCCGTGCTGCTGGCCGGGGGATGCCGGACCGGCGGTGACGATCCCGCCACCGGCGCCGGCCAGTTCACCCGGCCGATCGTGATCGGGCTGGTGGGGGCGCGATCGGGGGCGTTCGCCGTCCACGACACCGAGCAGATCGCCGGGATGCGCCGGGCCATCGAGGAGATCAACGCCGTCGGGGGGATCGACGGTCGACCGGTGGAGCTGATCACCGCCGATCACGGCAGCGACCCGACCCGGGTCGGTGCCGCCGCCCGGGACGTGCTGAACCGGGGCGCGGACGTGGTGGTGACCAGCGCCGACAGCGAACTGGGAGCACCCGCCGCGCTCGCCGCGCGGCGGGAGAACAAGGTGTCCGTCGGCGGTTCGGACGCACCGCAGTTCGCGCTGCGCGGCCTCGGCCCGCTGCACTTCAACCTGTACCAGGGTGGTCCGACCGAGTCGGTGGTGCTGGCCCAGACGGCGTACGGGCAGCGGGCACGCAAGCCGTACCTGTTGGTGGAGGCCGACAACCCGGCGGCGACGGCGCTCTGCGCGGAGTTCGAGACGGCCTGGGAGCGGCTCGCCGGGGAGGGGAGCGTCGCCGGCCGGGGCACCTTCACCGACCTCAGGCGGTCCCTCGCCGGTCAGGTCGACCGGATCAGGGCGGCCGACCGGGCGGACGCCCTGGTGCTCTGCGCCGACCCGGGGGCCGGGGTGGACGCCATCCGGCAGGTGCGTGCCGCGCGGGTCAAGCTGCCCGTCTACACCGGCTCCGGGGTGGACGGCGTCTCCTGGTCCACCGTCCTGCCGGGCCTGACCAACATCTACCACCCCGCCCTGGTCGCCACGGCGGACGACGACCCGAGGCCCGGGGTGGCCGACCTGCTCGCGACGGTGCCGTTCACCGGCTCGGCCCGCTACGCCCTCTACGGCTACCTGGCCGTCCAGACCGTCGCCCGGGGCGTGGCCCAGGCCGGCACCGCCACGGGACCGGAACTGGCCCGCGCCCTCGAGTCGTTCCAGGACGAGCCGCTACTGGTCGGGCCGACCAGCTACAGCGCGGTCTGCCACGCCCCGATCGGCCGGCCGTTGACGGTGCTCCGGGTCGTCGGCGGCCGTGCCGTGCACTTCCGGACCGTTCCGCCGGCCGACGTGCCACCCACCGCCTGTTGA